A window of the Scleropages formosus chromosome 21, fSclFor1.1, whole genome shotgun sequence genome harbors these coding sequences:
- the LOC108920208 gene encoding ATP synthase subunit beta, mitochondrial: protein MLGAVGRCCTGALQALKPVGNPLKIFSGAPAALYSRRNYAAAPAPSAKPAAANGRIVAVIGAVVDVQFDEGLPPILNALEVAGRETRLVLEVAQHLGENTVRTIAMDGTEGLVRGQKVIDTGAPIRIPVGPETLGRIMNVIGEPIDERGPITTKQTAPIHAEAPEFTDMSVEQEILVTGIKVVDLLAPYAKGGKIGLFGGAGVGKTVLIMELINNVAKAHGGYSVFAGVGERTREGNDLYHEMIESGVINLKDSTSKVALVYGQMNEPPGARARVALTGLTVAEYFRDQEGQDVLLFIDNIFRFTQAGSEVSALLGRIPSAVGYQPTLATDMGTMQERITTTKKGSITSVQAIYVPADDLTDPAPATTFAHLDATTVLSRAIAELGIYPAVDPLDSTSRIMDPNIVGAEHYDVARGVQKILQDYKSLQDIIAILGMDELSEEDKLTVARARKIQRFLSQPFQVAEVFTGHLGKLVPLKDTIKGFKSILGGEYDALPEQAFYMVGPIEEVVQKAEKLAEEHS, encoded by the exons TGTACCGGGGCTTTGCAGGCTCTGAAGCCTGTTGGGAACCCACTGAAAATCTTCAGTGGGGCCCCAGCGGCCCTGTATTCGC GCAGGAACTATGCCGCTGCCCCGGCGCCgtcggccaagcctgctgccgCCAACGGCCGTATCGTAGCTGTCATCGGTGCCGTTGTCGATGTCCAGTTTGACGAGGGCCTGCCCCCAATCCTCAATGCGCTGGAAGTCGCTGGCCGTGAGACCAGGCTGGTGCTTGAGGTTGCGCAGCATTTGG GGGAGAACACAGTGCGCACTATTGCCATGGATGGAACTGAGGGTCTTGTCCGTGGGCAAAAGGTTATTGACACCGGGGCTCCCATCAGAATCCCTGTGGGTCCAGAAACCCTGGGCAGGATCATGAATGTCATTGGGGAGCCAATTGATGAGAGGGGTCCCATCACCACCAAACA aacgGCTCCCATCCATGCTGAAGCTCCTGAATTCACAGACATGAGTGTGGAGCAAGAAATTCTGGTCACTGGCATCAAGGTGGTAGACCTGCTTGCTCCCTATGCCAAGGGTGGCAAAATTG gtCTCTTTGGTGGAGCTGGTGTGGGCAAAACAGTGCTGATCATGGAGCTAATCAACAATGTGGCCAAGGCTCATGGTGGTTACTCCGTGTTTGCTGGAGTGGGGGAGCGCACCCGTGAGGGAAATGACTTGTACCATGAAATGATCGAGTCCGGTGTCATCAACCTGAAGGACAGTACTTCCAAG GTAGCTCTGGTGTATGGGCAGATGAATGAGCCCCCAGGTGCCCGTGCCCGAGTTGCCCTGACTGGCCTCACAGTTGCTGAGTATTTCcgtgaccaggaggggcaggaTGTGCTGCTTTTCATCGATAATATCTTCAGATTCACCCAGGCTGGATCAGAG GTATCTGCCCTGTTAGGTCGTATTCCCTCTGCTGTGGGTTACCAGCCCACCTTGGCCACTGACATGGGTACCATGCAGGAAAGAATTACCACCACCAAAAAAGGTTCCATCACTTCAGTACAG GCCATCTATGTGCCTGCTGATGACTTAACTGATCCTGCTCCGGCCACCACCTTCGCCCACTTGGATGCCACAACGGTATTGTCTCGTGCTATTGCTGAACTGGGCATCTACCCTGCTGTGGATCCTCTTGACTCCACTTCTCGTATCATGGACCCCAACATTGTTGGAGCTGAGCACTATGATGTTGCACGTGGTGTGCAGAAGATCCTCCAG GACTACAAGTCCCTACAGGATATCATTGCTATCTTGGGTATGGATGAGTTGTCTGAGGAAGATAAGCTGACTGTGGCCCGGGCCCGCAAGATCCAGCGTTTTCTCTCTCAGCCCTTCCAGGTAGCTGAAGTTTTCACTGGTCACCTTGGCAAACTTGTGCCCCTTAAGGATACCATCAAAGGATTCAAAAGCATTCTTGGAG GTGAATATGATGCCCTGCCTGAACAAGCTTTCTACATGGTTGGGCCCATTGAAGAAGTGGTCCAGAAGGCTGAGAAACTGGCAGAAGAACATTCATAA
- the zgc:172182 gene encoding coiled-coil domain-containing protein 89, which yields MTSPHRNPKDLKKMIKDTKQDMDDVHVALEKLRSLSEEDKSETAALRSRIDEQSSLICILKRRADEMLQRCQALERINCELEELQQEVQKELEDERKRSSQLEQRFADLAANHQMLIDFKEEYKRQNAQLTQENQRLRQENESLFCEELQEKEAVVLKLTQELKELAEQHKHLEEEYQEKTSGFQVKLKELMSLHQTKEASLQDELQSTQKQLKDAVDMYTELDLQLRQSRGREIMKETQLQEKLDALTKEKNQLQDLSALKEKTVEDKEEEIKKLERLRQEEEEARVAAEQRFEKEAKAVNADLRVKDLRQALEQSEQKYDELKKDFEAYKKHCTDLLAKEKELNAKLRHII from the exons GACATGGATGACGTCCACGTCGCACTGGAGAAGCTCCGAAGTCTGTCCGAGGAGGACAAGTCGGAGACGGCGGCGCTGCGCTCCAGGATCGACGAGCAGTCGAGTCTCATCTGTATCCTGAAGCGCAGGGCGGACGAGATGCTGCAGCGCTGCCAGGCTCTGGAGCGCATCAACTgcgagctggaggagctgcagcaggaggtgcagaaggagctggaggacgaGAGGAAGCGCTCCTCGCAGCTGGAGCAGAGGTTCGCCGACCTGGCGGCTAACCACCAGATGCTGATCGACTTCAAGGAGGAGTACAAGAGACAGAATGCGCAGCTGACCCAGGAGAACCAGCGGCTGCGGCAGGAGAACGAGAGCCTGTTCTgcgaggagctgcaggagaaggaagCCGTCGTTCTGAAACTGACCCAGGAGCTGAAGGAACTCGCAGAGCAGCACAAGCATCTGGAGGAGGAGTACCA GGAAAAAACATCTGGATTTCAAGTCAAGCTCAAAGAACTCATGAGTCTCCATCAAACGAAAGAAGCTTCTCTACAAGATGAACTGCAAAGCACTCAAAAACAGCTGAAGGATGCAGTGGACATGTACACTG AACTGGACCTACAGCTTAGGCAATCACGGGGAAGGGAGATaatgaaagagacacagctgcaagAGAAGCTGGATGCTTTAACAAAAGAGAAGAATCAACTGCAGGACCTATCAGctctcaaagaaaaaacagtagAG GATAAAGAGGAAGAAATAAAGAAGCTGGAAAGACTGAgacaagaggaagaagaggcaagAGTAGCTGCAGAGCAGAG gtTTGAAAAAGAAGCAAAGGCTGTGAATGCAGATTTGAGAGTGAAAGACCTCCGACAAGCACTTGAACAGTCTGAACAAAAATATGATGAGCTCAAGAAG gaTTTTGAGGCCTATAAAAAACACTGCACCGATCTCCTTGCAAAGGAAAAAGAATTAAATGCCAAACTACGCCATATAATTTAG